Proteins encoded together in one Betaproteobacteria bacterium window:
- a CDS encoding bifunctional 4-hydroxy-2-oxoglutarate aldolase/2-dehydro-3-deoxy-phosphogluconate aldolase, with product MRIQEIMNASPVMPVLVIEDVARAVPLARALVEGGIRVLEITLRTAVALECVRAILKEVPEAITGVGTITQTSQLQSVIETGAAFGVSPGLSESLLNEVKRRDFPFLPGVMTPTEVMTAYALGFRAMKLFPAQQAGGLGMLKALAGPFADIRFCPTGGVDANSAADFLALPNVGCVGGSWIAPKGLVDKGDWAGITALARQAGALRAK from the coding sequence ATGAGAATTCAGGAGATCATGAACGCCAGCCCCGTGATGCCGGTGCTGGTCATCGAAGACGTGGCCAGGGCTGTTCCCCTGGCTCGCGCTCTGGTGGAGGGAGGCATCCGCGTGTTGGAAATCACGCTGCGCACTGCGGTGGCGCTAGAGTGCGTCAGGGCCATCCTCAAGGAGGTTCCCGAGGCTATCACGGGTGTTGGAACCATTACGCAGACCAGTCAATTGCAGTCGGTCATCGAGACCGGCGCGGCCTTTGGTGTGAGTCCGGGCTTGAGCGAATCCTTGCTCAACGAGGTCAAGCGGCGCGATTTTCCCTTTCTTCCGGGGGTCATGACTCCCACGGAAGTGATGACGGCCTACGCGTTGGGTTTTCGCGCCATGAAATTATTCCCCGCGCAACAAGCCGGTGGCCTGGGCATGCTGAAAGCGCTGGCGGGCCCCTTTGCCGATATTCGCTTTTGTCCCACCGGTGGAGTGGATGCTAATAGCGCCGCCGATTTTTTGGCTTTGCCGAACGTGGGCTGCGTGGGCGGGTCGTGGATCGCCCCGAAAGGGTTAGTGGATAAAGGTGATTGGGCGGGAATCACCGCTCTGGCGCGACAGGCAGGCGCGCTTCGCGCCAAATAG
- a CDS encoding site-2 protease family protein: MTKLLLLLFSGLKFGKILTTGGTMLISVVVYAFIFGWWYAVGFVLLIFVHEMGHYIAARRRGLDVGAPTFIPFVGAWIQLKDLPHDAETEAYIGLAGPLIGTIGALVCYFFARSYDSDLLLALAYSGFFLNLFNLIPLSPFDGGRITAAISPKLWLVGAPMLIALFFYRPSPLLILMALIAAPQVWKAIKFDPNAPENAAYYTVPSAKRWEYAIWYIGLAAFLAVMSHDVHEMLQGVRASRGNSQAM, translated from the coding sequence TTGACGAAGCTACTTCTCCTACTCTTCTCGGGCCTTAAGTTCGGGAAGATTCTCACCACCGGCGGCACCATGCTCATTTCGGTGGTGGTGTACGCCTTCATCTTCGGTTGGTGGTACGCGGTGGGATTCGTCCTTCTCATATTCGTACACGAGATGGGCCATTACATCGCCGCCCGCCGGCGCGGACTCGACGTGGGCGCGCCCACCTTCATTCCCTTCGTGGGCGCGTGGATTCAACTGAAGGACCTTCCCCACGACGCGGAAACCGAAGCCTATATCGGGCTCGCGGGCCCGTTGATCGGAACCATTGGTGCACTGGTGTGTTATTTCTTCGCACGCAGCTATGACAGCGACTTGTTGCTGGCCCTCGCCTACTCGGGATTTTTTCTCAACCTTTTTAATCTCATTCCGCTCTCGCCCTTCGACGGCGGGCGGATTACGGCGGCTATTTCGCCCAAGCTATGGTTGGTGGGAGCGCCCATGCTGATCGCACTATTCTTCTACCGCCCAAGCCCATTGCTGATCTTGATGGCGCTCATCGCCGCCCCGCAAGTTTGGAAGGCCATCAAGTTCGATCCCAATGCGCCGGAGAACGCGGCTTACTACACGGTCCCCTCGGCCAAGCGGTGGGAGTACGCCATCTGGTATATCGGACTCGCCGCCTTCTTGGCGGTCATGTCGCACGACGTGCACGAGATGTTGCAGGGCGTGCGCGCAAGCCGGGGGAATTCGCAGGCAATGTAG
- a CDS encoding DUF2167 domain-containing protein, with the protein MTLFIRISILIAACLGYSAAAEDKQPAGGPAAMDAMQIEYDAAVAEAQHKSTKGPADVPLMDQATLKLPQGYTYFPGKEAGRLLRAMGNRVTEDPLGMVVGNQANQGDWFAVMQYDAAGYVKDDDAKEWNAEELLGSIRAGAAAANDERRAKGLPETEIIGWIQAPAYDSAQHRLVWSIASKGKGEPDSTERTVNYDTYALGREGYISLNLVTGASAIESEKRFAKELLAALNFNPGKSYAEFNSSTDKVAEYGLAALVGGVVAKKLGFFAMLAVFLAKFAKVIGVGALFGAAGLWKYFKNRKASRGVDSTA; encoded by the coding sequence ATGACCTTATTCATCCGTATTTCGATACTCATCGCGGCCTGCCTCGGCTATTCGGCGGCGGCCGAGGACAAACAGCCCGCGGGTGGCCCTGCGGCCATGGACGCCATGCAAATCGAGTACGACGCCGCGGTGGCTGAAGCCCAACACAAATCCACGAAGGGGCCCGCCGACGTACCGCTCATGGACCAAGCCACGTTGAAGCTTCCTCAGGGCTATACCTACTTTCCTGGAAAGGAGGCGGGCCGGTTACTGCGGGCCATGGGCAATCGCGTGACCGAGGATCCCTTGGGGATGGTGGTCGGGAACCAGGCCAATCAAGGCGATTGGTTCGCCGTGATGCAATACGACGCCGCCGGCTACGTGAAAGACGATGACGCCAAGGAATGGAACGCGGAGGAGTTGCTAGGAAGCATTCGCGCTGGCGCCGCGGCGGCCAACGATGAGCGGCGGGCGAAGGGGCTTCCCGAAACCGAGATCATCGGTTGGATTCAGGCGCCGGCCTACGATAGCGCCCAACACCGGCTCGTTTGGTCCATCGCTTCCAAAGGCAAGGGCGAGCCCGACAGCACCGAACGCACCGTGAACTACGACACCTATGCGCTGGGGCGCGAGGGCTACATCAGTCTTAATCTGGTGACTGGCGCATCGGCGATAGAGTCCGAGAAGCGTTTTGCGAAGGAACTGTTGGCCGCCTTGAATTTCAACCCAGGGAAGAGTTACGCGGAATTCAATTCCTCCACCGACAAAGTCGCCGAATACGGCTTGGCGGCCTTGGTGGGCGGCGTGGTGGCGAAAAAACTTGGCTTCTTCGCCATGCTCGCGGTATTCCTCGCGAAGTTCGCCAAGGTCATCGGCGTGGGTGCCTTGTTCGGCGCAGCGGGGCTGTGGAAATACTTCAAGAACCGCAAGGCCTCCCGCGGCGTGGATAGCACGGCTTGA
- a CDS encoding cupin domain-containing protein — protein MKWKFNGVRVVKSTELDTNTAQTPGMNRAAAITHERCGAEKLWAGTVVIHPKAKTGAHHHGPVESVIYVVSGKARMRWGDNLEFTAEAGPGDFIHVPPFVPHQEINASDDEPLSCVLCRSGQEPVVINLDIPMVEHPEEVHWTDDIHKAPRPA, from the coding sequence ATGAAATGGAAGTTCAACGGCGTGCGCGTCGTGAAAAGTACCGAGCTGGACACCAATACAGCGCAAACACCCGGAATGAACCGGGCGGCGGCTATTACGCATGAGCGCTGTGGCGCGGAGAAGCTATGGGCGGGAACGGTGGTGATCCACCCCAAGGCCAAAACCGGTGCCCATCACCACGGCCCCGTGGAAAGCGTGATTTACGTGGTGAGCGGAAAGGCGCGCATGCGCTGGGGCGATAATCTCGAATTCACCGCCGAGGCAGGGCCGGGAGATTTTATTCACGTGCCGCCCTTCGTTCCACACCAGGAAATCAACGCGAGCGACGATGAGCCGCTCTCCTGCGTGCTGTGCCGCAGCGGGCAAGAGCCCGTGGTGATAAATCTGGACATACCCATGGTGGAGCACCCCGAGGAGGTGCATTGGACGGACGACATTCATAAAGCGCCCCGTCCTGCTTAA